A single Ctenopharyngodon idella isolate HZGC_01 chromosome 22, HZGC01, whole genome shotgun sequence DNA region contains:
- the LOC127505454 gene encoding transcription factor E2F1-like — protein sequence MSESFISGQTSEDLLADFESLLNNGSIDLSEDHQIVIISTPGTATASTAAGDILLFATPHHTATSTTALPDHRRPTLGRPPVKRKLDLDSDHQYICTSRSASHGPAPPATPAPPRVPKLATEKSRYDTSLNLTTKRFLDLLAQSPDGVVDLNWASQVLDVQKRRIYDITNVLEGIHLISKKSKNNIQWLGNRIDGASVARFQELQKEVSELTEAEEKLDELINKCSLQLRLLTEDTHNKKLGYVRCQDLRNTVNPPDQIIMVIRAPPETQMQVSEPSEGYQISLKSSKGPIDVFLCPEDSSGVCSPVTDCSPAKSSCQSPPQSDLVSQEVASSTPATLPSSSPLPLGTDSESFLDSFSGICEMPDFDLSPLGSSDFLLERGGAADAIGLPLDGFICLSPPHSQDYHFGLEDHEGVSELFDCDFSDLGPLEF from the exons ATGTCTGAGAGTTTTATATCGGGTCAGACCTCGGAGGATCTGCTGGCTGATTTTGAGTCTCTCTTGAACAATGGCAGTATTGATCTTAGTGAAGATCATCAAATCGTCATCATCTCCACGCCCGGCACGGCCACGGCCAGCACTGCTGCGGGGGACATCTTGCTGTTTGCCACCCCACATCACACCGCCACCTCCACCACAGCCCTGCCCGACCACAGGAGACCCACTCTGGGCAGACCGCCG GTAAAGAGGAAGTTGGATTTAGACAGTGATCACCAGTACATTTGCACCTCCCGATCTGCTTCACATGGACCCGCACCTCCGGCTACACCCGCACCACCCAGAG TCCCTAAACTAGCTACGGAGAAATCCCGCTACGACACATCTCTGAATCTGACCACCAAACGCTTCCTGGACCTTCTGGCTCAGTCTCCGGATGGCGTGGTAGACCTGAACTGGGCCTCTCAAGTGCTGGACGTCCAGAAACGCCGCATCTACGACATCACCAACGTCCTGGAGGGAATTCATCTGATCTCCAAAAAGTCCAAGAACAACATTCAGTGGCT GGGGAATCGTATCGACGGGGCGTCCGTGGCCAGGTTTCAGGAGCTGCAGAAGGAAGTGTCCGAGCTGACGGAGGCTGAGGAGAAACTTGACGAGCTCATTAACAAATGCAGCTTACAACTACGGCTCCTCACAGAGGACACGCACAACAAG AAGCTTGGGTACGTTAGATGCCAGGACCTGCGTAATACAGTCAACCCCCCGGACCAGATCATCATGGTGATTCGAGCTCCACCAGAGACGCAGATGCAGGTGTCCGAACCCAGTGAG GGTTACCAGATTTCTCTCAAGAGCTCCAAAGGCCCGATCGACGTGTTTCTGTGTCCGGAGGACAGTTCTGGGGTCTGTAGTCCTGTCACTGATTGTAGTCCAGCGAAATCGTCCTGTCAGAGCCCCCCGCAGTCTGATCTCGTCTCACAGGAAGTGGCATCATCAACGCCAGCTACACTGCCTAGCTCCTCCCCTCTGCCTTTGGGTACAGATTCGG AGTCGTTTCTGGACTCGTTTTCTGGTATTTGTGAGATGCCAGATTTCGACTTGTCTCCTTTGGGTTCGTCTGACTTCCTGCTGGAGCGTGGCGGTGCAGCGGACGCTATCGGCCTCCCGTTGGACGGCTTCATCTGCCTGTCTCCGCCACACAGCCAGGACTACCACTTCGGCCTGGAGGATCACGAGGGCGTCAGCGAGCTGTTCGACTGCGACTTCAGCGACCTCGGCCCTCTGGAGTTTTGA